In a single window of the Acidimicrobiia bacterium genome:
- the fliW gene encoding flagellar assembly protein FliW, with translation MVIFDTETISEGIVRFEKGIPGFGWIRAMQLEQIPRGLWLLKSVGPHFVMIPPKNVRPDLELDIDDAVASRLRISSPLEAFALSVVKLEPKENKDIDDYLENALVHLHSAIIINIKTRFAMQSVLPKSPHIGWTPLYA, from the coding sequence ATGGTTATTTTTGATACTGAGACAATAAGCGAAGGTATAGTTCGCTTTGAAAAAGGTATACCTGGTTTTGGCTGGATTCGTGCAATGCAATTAGAACAAATACCTCGCGGCCTATGGCTATTAAAATCTGTTGGTCCACATTTTGTCATGATTCCTCCGAAAAATGTTCGTCCTGATTTAGAATTAGATATTGATGATGCTGTTGCAAGTCGTTTAAGAATCTCATCACCATTAGAAGCTTTTGCGTTGAGTGTTGTGAAACTCGAACCAAAAGAAAATAAAGATATAGATGACTATCTGGAGAATGCACTTGTACATTTACACAGTGCAATCATTATAAATATTAAAACCCGTTTTGCTATGCAGTCTGTATTACCAAAATCGCCTCACATAGGCTGGACACCACTATACGCATAG
- the csrA gene encoding carbon storage regulator CsrA, with protein MLVLTRRANQSIIIGDDVVVTVLEVRGDQVRIGITAPRNVTVHREEVYKQLHDSNVEAAAPDNISHEINASKSSMSEREDTKI; from the coding sequence ATGTTGGTTCTTACCCGTCGAGCAAACCAAAGTATTATCATCGGTGATGATGTTGTTGTCACTGTATTAGAAGTACGCGGAGATCAGGTACGAATTGGTATAACTGCGCCTCGAAATGTAACCGTTCATCGTGAAGAAGTATATAAGCAACTTCATGATTCAAATGTTGAGGCAGCAGCTCCTGATAATATTTCGCATGAGATTAATGCTTCAAAATCGTCTATGTCAGAGCGTGAAGATACAAAAATTTAA
- a CDS encoding metal ABC transporter permease produces MVYALITASIVGACAPLIGTFVVQRRLSLVGDGMGHVGAAGVGIALWLNFAPQLVAIIATLIAAIAIEWIFHASKNSDTALALIFYSGIAASITFAGQNSRQSQLQQYLFGSLLSVSKNDVIIISIACIVIAAVILSFRKVLFSISIDEHSASIAGINTHILHILLMICVALLVSISMTITGLLLISAVMVVPVMSARSISKTFSATFFRSSIFGIFGSVLGLAIARILNSPPSGAIVLCHIGIYILINIIKKLLLAKKNLSIN; encoded by the coding sequence ATGGTTTACGCATTGATTACAGCTTCTATTGTTGGTGCATGCGCACCTCTCATAGGAACATTTGTTGTTCAAAGAAGACTGTCACTCGTCGGCGATGGAATGGGCCATGTAGGAGCAGCTGGTGTTGGTATTGCATTATGGTTAAATTTTGCACCTCAACTTGTTGCAATAATTGCAACATTGATAGCCGCTATTGCAATTGAGTGGATATTTCATGCAAGTAAAAACTCAGATACGGCATTAGCACTAATTTTTTACTCAGGTATTGCTGCAAGTATTACATTTGCAGGACAAAATTCTAGACAAAGCCAGCTTCAACAATATTTATTCGGCTCATTACTTAGTGTCTCAAAAAATGATGTAATTATTATTTCAATCGCCTGCATTGTCATTGCGGCTGTCATTTTGTCATTTCGTAAAGTACTTTTTTCAATATCTATAGATGAGCATTCAGCAAGCATTGCAGGAATTAATACTCATATACTTCATATTCTATTAATGATATGTGTTGCACTTTTAGTATCGATTTCAATGACAATTACTGGCCTGCTTTTAATATCAGCAGTTATGGTCGTACCTGTCATGAGCGCGAGGAGCATATCTAAAACCTTTAGCGCAACATTTTTTCGTTCGAGTATATTTGGTATATTTGGTTCAGTATTAGGTCTCGCAATAGCACGTATATTAAATTCGCCACCAAGTGGGGCAATCGTATTATGCCACATTGGAATCTACATTTTAATAAATATTATAAAAAAGCTTTTATTAGCAAAGAAAAATCTATCAATAAACTAG
- a CDS encoding ABC transporter ATP-binding protein: MDQNETNIAIECKNVNFAYQNTTILNNISFEIAANTLCALVGPNGSGKSTLIKCITGLIGNYMGDIKTFGNLNNKNTYKKFGYVEQRHQISQDFPVSVYEIVSSARVISNRRWFSFNNSDREVIEHAIESVGLKDLAYSSFHELSGGQQQRVLIAKAFAGEPEILILDEPTAGVDATSQELFKEALSHSMKDHNVTVLLVSHELSAVSEIVDQVLVLKNKILYDGNPSGLEKQGVSLGLHLHDLPIWLERIESTTTISKGEL; the protein is encoded by the coding sequence ATGGATCAAAACGAAACTAATATTGCAATTGAATGTAAAAATGTTAATTTCGCATACCAAAATACCACCATACTCAACAATATCTCATTCGAAATAGCCGCAAATACACTTTGCGCACTGGTTGGTCCAAATGGTTCAGGAAAATCAACCCTTATAAAATGCATAACAGGGCTCATAGGAAACTATATGGGTGATATCAAAACATTCGGAAATTTAAACAATAAAAATACATATAAAAAATTTGGTTACGTCGAACAACGGCATCAAATATCGCAAGACTTTCCTGTAAGTGTATATGAGATAGTTTCAAGTGCAAGAGTAATATCAAATAGACGATGGTTCAGCTTTAATAATAGCGACAGAGAAGTTATTGAACATGCAATTGAATCAGTGGGACTCAAAGATTTAGCTTACTCATCTTTTCATGAACTTTCAGGTGGCCAACAACAAAGAGTATTAATAGCCAAAGCATTTGCTGGTGAGCCAGAAATATTAATACTTGATGAACCAACTGCCGGAGTTGATGCGACTAGCCAAGAACTATTCAAGGAAGCTCTTTCACATTCAATGAAGGATCACAACGTTACAGTTCTTTTAGTAAGTCACGAACTCAGTGCAGTAAGTGAAATAGTAGATCAAGTATTAGTACTAAAAAACAAGATACTCTATGATGGAAATCCTTCAGGTTTAGAAAAACAAGGCGTGTCTCTTGGACTGCATTTACACGACCTCCCCATCTGGTTAGAAAGAATTGAATCCACAACCACGATAAGCAAAGGCGAATTGTGA